A region of the Chitinispirillales bacterium ANBcel5 genome:
AGGACAATCTTCGACGCACCTCAGGACAATCTTCGACGCACCTCAGGACAATCTTCGACGCACGCTCAGGACAATCTTCGACGCACGCTCAGGAGAACCTTCGACTCACGCTCAGGACATGTTCGAGGAACCGCTTAAGTGCATTGTCCATAATACCCAGCTGAAGTGTGGATACATTCCTACATTCCAAATTTCCCGTTCCTCCCGCGATTAAGGCCGAAGGGTCCCCCCAAACGGGTCTTTTCACGCTTTCACCATTGACGCCCGGGGGTGACCCAATCAATCGCCTTTAGCCCCATAAAAATCTCATTTTTTCAAATGAACGTTCATTGTTCATTATTAGACCTCATTTATTATAGGGTAAGAGAGACCCTATGCTAAGGCGGTGACGGGCAAACGGCTTCCTTTACAAAAAATCCGGGACAATTACCAACCGCCCCGGGCAAATTACGAAACGACAGTTATAACTATTCTATCTCACCATCACACTCCTGAGCATCACCGGAGCGCTTCTGTGCTCAAGACTTAAGACATACATACCGGATGCAAGTGCTCGGGGCATCGAAATAACGGTATTGCGTACCCCACTGGCAACAGTAGTGGAAAACACCTTTCTCCCCTTTACATCGTAGATAGCAAACGGCGTGGCTTCATCCAGCGCTCTGCCAAGGTCAAGGGAAATGTGGGTAGATGAAATGTTTCTAACTTTCATTGATGCCTGCTGCCTGACTGAAGCAACACTGCTTCTGTTTACCGACACCGGCGGGTTTTCGATGTTATCGGTAAGGGAGGTCACCGCGATCACATACCAGGCATTATGGGGAAGCCACTGCTCAATCCATCTCCAGCTGCGCCAACCCTGTTCAAAATCGGAAGGCACTCTCCACTCTAAATCGTAGGGATTGCTGGCTTCGTAAAAATCTTCATCGACTTCTGAGATGGTACCCCTCTTTGCTGTTATACCATTACATATACCACCCTTCACATTTTCTATAGACCATGTTCCCGGATATCTGGGATAGTTATCGGTATCTTCTCCATAACCATACATCATACATAACTGAAAAGGATTATTTCCCAAAATCCAATTAAGCTGATTAACGGACATTTCATAAAAGTGTTCTCTCCACAACTCACCGCTGGGATCTGCAAAAATAGAACCCATTGCCATAGCAGCACTCATGGATGAGAGACGTGCGTTCTGCCCCTGCCACCAGTAGCCGGTCTCATTCTCGTGTGCTATAAAAAAGTATGGCTGAGGAGATTCAGGATCAAACTGATCATCCCCGCGTTCACCAAAAACCTGAAAGGAATAGATGGAGTAACCACCCCATTCAAGTATTCGCTCTATGCCCTGCATTCTAACATACCTGGCTTCAACCGGCTCAAAACTCAGTTGTTCCCTGCCACCGTTTCCATCTGTTACTTCAACGATATCACTAAAAGTCTCCTCATCTGTTGACACCTGTATCTTATAGTGAGCAGCATATGCGTCTTCCCAGAAGATAACGACACTGTCGATTTCATAAACATCACCCAGATCAACCTGAAACCATTCATCATCGTTGAATTCACTTCCCCAACGATTGCCATGTCCGGAAGTATCACCATCCAGCGCTTTATCTGGTGTAAAATAGGAATTTTCTTCAACGCTTGACGCGGTAGCTGTTTTCCCTCTGGCAAGATCACCGTTTGCGGGCCCGGCAGCGATTCCGGTTTCGGGATTTCTGTACAGCTTGGCATATCCAAAGGGATTATGAACAGAAGCACTAATTTCTTTATACCAAAGAAGATTTCTTTTCACAGCATCACGAATGGTTTCTATATCAGAAGGACTGGTAACTTCAGCATACCGTACCAGAGAGATGGGAACAAGCCCTTCTTCGGCGGCATGGTAAAAGGGGCGCTGGCGTGCATCATCACTGAAAAACCACCCCTGCTGAGTTTGCCGGTCCAGCAACGAAGCAGCATACTGGGCAGCATCCGCTCTGTACTGCTCTTCAGCGGTGGCGTTATAAAGCTCTGTTGCAGCAAGCAGCGCACAGTAATCATCGAGGATATTCCAGGTCCCATCATTAAGATATTCGGTAGGGTTGTCCTTGAGGTGCTGATATGCCCTGATTGCACCATCAAGGTAAGCAGTTGCACTGCTGTCACCTGATATTCCATTAGCGGCAGTTCTTGCCAGAGCAGCTATAGACAAACCACCTCCCTGACGCATTCCACACTCATAGCCATCGGAGCGTTCACCTTGAGGACCACTCCATTCGGTGATTTCCCATTCCGAAGTACCACCATATGAGCCTCCCCAGTTATCAAAGGCCGACATATAAAAGAAACCCTCGGGGGAGAGTGATCTGAGCAGATAATCTGCACCCCAGGCAGCCTCTTCAATACCCTCCTGTCCGAAATGATCTTCATACAGCTCGAGGGCATGAAGAATCGACCAAACCACCATGGGTATCTGCTGGGGATTGAAATAGTTTGAAAAGGAGAGGTGGGACAGATGCTTTCCCGGATCTCCTGATGCATCAAACCATCCCCCGTAAAGATCATGTGTCTGCCCCTCTGAACCATGGATATGTATATCCCTCATTGCTTCATCGGTACAGCGGTATGCATTAAAAAAAGTTACCAGAGCATCGTAAGAAGTTTCGGTGAAAAGCAACCGTTCACCGACCTTGAATTCGGGAGACTCCACCTCGCCTACTCTGAGCCTGAAAGTCCCCTCCTGCTCAAAAGCGGTGAAATCGATTCCGGTGAAAATTCTTCCACCACGCCACTGAAGCACTCTGTCGCCCTGTTCAAGAGGCATCGAATCCACCACACTCCCACTTTGATCCACTACAAAAGCCATCGTCTCTGCAAGCTGCGCCGCAGACTGCACTACCGCACGCTTTGGCCCTGCAAGCTCATAGCCAACCTGATTTACATGAACCTCAGTTTCGGCAAAAACAAACATGGAAGCAAACAAGAGAATAGCTGCCATTTTCTTAAACAAAGCATCCCCAATTATCACCGGCTATCTCCTTATAGTATGAAAGTTAAACTGATCGAGCAATAAAGCTTATAAGTCACAGGTTATATATAGTAGGTTTTATACGACAAATGGTTTGAGGTACTTGAGAAAACTGAGGCAGCAGAGAAATATTCTGCTACCAGTAGTAGCGGGAATGCTTATCGGTAATACGTTTGTGAGCGATTGCTTTGTTATAAGCCTCTACATATTTGTTTGCACTTTTTTCCCAGGAAAAATCCATGCTCATAGCCATTTTTTTCATCTTTTTTATATGAGCAGGTCTGTCGTAATAGGTAGCCACTGCCAGCCCAACGGTATAGTAAAGCGCCCATGCGTTGGGTTCACTAAACTTAAAGCCTGTTCCTTCACCGGTAGCCTCATTGTACTGCAGCACCGTATCTTCGAGCCCCCCCGTGGCACGCACCACCGGAAGCGTCCCGTAGCGCATCGAATACATCTGGTTAAGTCCACATGGCTCAAAGAGAGATGGCATAAGGAAGAAATCACACCCGGCCTCAATCAGGTGAGCCCGTTGAGCATCAAATCCTATATAGGAGCCGGCCCTGCCACTGTAACGGACAGGAAGATTTCCAAAATACTCCTGAAGCCCACTTTCACCGCTTCCCAGTATCACAAACTGCACATGCATATCATTTAAAATTCCCTCAATTGCTTCGGCAATAAGATTAAACCCCTTCTGATCAACAAATCGCCCTATCGCACCAATCAGAGCCACATTTTCATCCACGTTCAGGTCGAAACTCTTCTGCAGGTGAGCTTTGCAGTCCCTTTTTCCCTTCATATTTTTGGAGCTGAAGTGAGCCGGAAGATTGGGGTCTTTTGATGGGTCCCAGGTCTCGTAATCGATGCCATTTAAAATGCCCATGAGATTTTCACCCTTATTGGAGAGATAGGGGGCAAGGCCAAAGCCACCGTGAGCAGAGGTGATCTCTTTTGAGAAGGTAGGGCTCACCGCCGTTACCACATCTGCGAAATGGATTCCACCCTTGAGAAAATTTACCTGCCCATAGGTCTCCAGTGCTTCAGGGTTAAAATTCTGCCAGCCAAGTCCAATGTAGTCATAATGCTCTTTAGAATAAATCCCCTGATAGGCGACATTATGAATAGTAAGCAGCGAAGCAGCACCACCAAGTACAGGGTCATTCCAGTGCCACACTTTCAGATACGCCGGCGCAAGCGCGGTCTGCCAGTCATTGGCATGAACGATATCGGGCTTAAACCCTATATCCTTACAAAGCTGAAGAGCAGCACGGGTAAAAAAGGCGAAGCGTCGGGGGTTATCATCATAATCATTCATTGCATTATCGTGATACAACCCCTCCCGATCAAAGTAGTGTGTGTGTTCAATCATATAAACCGGTACATCAGCGGGTGACTTTGTCTCAAAAACAGCGCACCACTCCTCCATGTTGCCCATCCAAACACCCATACTTTCAAGTCGCACAGATGCAGCACTTTTTTCTATGTCTATAGAGCCATACCTTGGAATCACCACCCGCACATCATGACCAAACTTTTTTAAGGTCGCCGGCAATGATGAAACAACGTCCCCCAAACCACCTACTTTGGCGTACGGGTACATCTCTGAAGAAACAATTAAAATATTTAGCTTTCCATGCATTCTTTTTGCCCTTTGCTCAAACTATTTTTATCTGCATGATATATTCAGATGCTCTCAGCATACCCCTAACCAGGGTTACATTACTTTTGCTAAGCAGCTTGCTGATTTTCAGCACCTCAGGCTGCTCATCGAAAATGTTTCTCACAAACAGCCTCGAAAACCCTTCAACAGTGCCCTCCGGCAAGAGAGTGAAAGAAGCATTTATTACCACCGTTAAAGACCCGTCTTTATGGATAGGTACAGCAGCCGCAGTTACTCTCGCTGCTACCAGAACTGACAAAAGCATCTCCAAATGGGCCTCAGAAAACACACTGGTATTCGGTTCAAGAGAGCGGGCAGAACAGGTCAGTGGTTATTTACGGACTGTGTCCATCGGTACAACAACATTTCTTTATAGCTTAAAATACATGCCCCCGGGTGGTAACTACCGCGCCCAATCACCTTTAGCAGCCTTTCAGGCCACTCTCTTATCCTCCGGTTTTACCATCGGCACTACCGAATTTCTCAAAAGGAGCCTGAAACTGCAACGCCCCGACTATTCAGATTTTAGGAGTTTCCCCTCAGGACATGTAGCAATTAGCTCACTGTGCAATACCTTATCCATCAATACCGTTGAGAGTCTCTCTTTTCCCCGGTCCTACCGAGTACTGTCTTCAAGCGGATTGACCCTGCTCAGTGCAGCCACTGCCTGGGCTCGCCTGGAATCGGGAAGACACCATCCCACCGACCTTATCACCGGAGCACTACTGGGTAAGTTTTTTGCCAACTTTTTTTACCGATCCTTTATGGGGCCCTATCAACCACTTGACCCCCGTTTTGACATCAGAATCAGCCCCGAGATGCTCCAAATGCGCCTTAGCCTGCAATTTTAGGTACAGATTAAAGGCAGAAGATACTTTTCTTCTGCCTACACTTTTAGAAAACAGGGCTTACTGGTCGCATTCAGACTCTTCAGGGTCTTTGTTCTCCGCGACTTTGAATACCACTGCAGCCAGAGGCGGGAGGGTAATTAAGAGAGAGTGCTGTTGTCCATGCCAGGGCAGATCATCCGTTTTCACCCCACCTGCATTGCCAACGCCACTTCCTCCATACACTTCAGCATCACTGTTAAATATCTCTTCCCAAAATCCCCCCAGAGGTACTCCAACCCTGTAGCCCTCTCTTACCACGGGAGTGAAATTACAGATCACCAACACTCTGCTTTGTGCCTCAGGACCTTTTCTGATAAATCCCAGTATGCTCTGCTCCCAGTCATTACAGTCAATCCACTCAAAGCCTTTTGAATCGAAGTCATAGAAATGAAGTGCCTTATTTTCTTTATAGATTCTGTTTAGATCACTAACCATCTGCTGTACACCGCTGTGGCGCTCCCACTGTGCCAGTTGCCACTCAAGACTTTGATCATGGCCCCATTCATTCCACTGAGCAAACTCACTTCCCATAAAGAGCAGCTTTTTGCCGGGATGATTAAACTGATAACTGAGCAGTATACGCAGATTTGCAAGCTTTTGCCAGTCGTCACCAGGCATTTTATCCACCAGTGACCCCTTGCCATGAACCACCTCATCATGGGAGAGAGGAAGCACATAGTTTTCGGTGAATGCATACAGCATACTGAAAGTCAGTTCGCTGTGATGATACTTTCTGTGTACCGCTTCCTTACTCATGTACTGAAGCGTATCATGCATCCAGCCCATATTCCACTTCATACCAAAGCCCAGTCCCCCAACATAAGTTGGTCGAGAAACCATGGGCCAGGCAGTAGATTCTTCAGCAATAGTCTGAACATCGGGATGGGATTTGTAGATCTCTTCATTGAACCGTTTTAAAAAGGAGATCGCTTCAAGGTTCTCCCTTCCACCAAACTCATTTGGGATCCACTCACCCTCGTTTCTTGAGTAATCGAGGTAAAGCATAGAAGCCACCGCATCAACCCTAAGCCCATCAGCATGAAACTTCTCGATCCAAAACATCGCTGAGCTTAAAAGAAAGGCCTGAACCTCATGCCTTCCGTAGTTGAAGATGTAACTCTTCCAGTCCGGATGAAAGCCCTTTTTGGGGTCTGAGTGCTCATAGATACAGGTACCATCGTAATAAGCCAGCCCATGTTCATCGCCGGGGAAATGTGAGGGAACCCAGTCCAGAATAACCCCAATACCCTCCTGGTGGAGATAGTCGATAAGGTACATAAAATCCTGTGGTGTACCATATCTGCTTGTTGGTGCAAAATATCCGGTGGTCTGATATCCCCATGAACCATAAAAGGGGTGCTCCATTACGGGGAGAAATTCTACATGGGTGAAGCCCAGTTTATTCACATAGTCTGCAAGCTCCGGAGCCATTTCTCGGTATGATAGTGCTCTCTCTACCCCCTTTTCGTCCACTTTTCTCTGCCAGGAGCCGATATGTACTTCATAGATCGATAGAGGAGCATTGAGACTGTTTTTCTCTTTTCTGGTCTGCATCCATTGATGATCATTCCACTCATAGTCCAGATTCCAAATAATAGGAGCTGTTTTAGGCGGCTCTTCCCACATAAAAGCAAAAGGGTCACCTCTGTTAGCAGTATAGCCATTAACGTTACTCTCGAGATGAAACTTGTAGAGGATTCCCTCCTCAAGCCCCGGGATAAACCCCTCCCATATACCAGAACCATCCCATCGTGCAGTGAGGGGATGGGATTTGGAATCCCAACTGTTGAAGTCACCAACAACCGATACATATTTGGCATTTGGAGCCCAGACGGCAAAAAATGTACCCTTTATATTATCGATGGTAGTTACATGTGCTCCCAGTTTCTCAAAGAGCCTGAAATGATTACCTTCTTTAAAAAGGTAGATATCGTAATCGGTCAGAAGCGTCACCCCGCTCTGTACCTTTTCGATTTTCTGTGAGGTTTTTAATGCTTTCATTAACATCTCCCTTCAAGTACATAGAGCTTTTTTCGGCAGTAGTGGTGAACTGACGAACATAATCGTGTCTGTGTTGTGCGCTTTGTCTTTGGAGCAAATTTCGCGCCAAAAGAGCCAGACACCGTCACTTCCTCACCACTAATGCAGCTGTAACCAAAGTAGGACACGTACCAACGATAAGGATCATGCCCCACTACTTTTTCTGTGAACATTTATAGAGTACTGCTATTACCTTGATTAGAAACAATATAGTTCCAGGGAAGGTAGTATGTGCAGTATAGTTTAATATTTAAATAGATAAAAGTCACTACTTTTTAACCTGTCCTTAATTAATATTATAACTTAGGCTTTGTTTTAAGCCTTCATGTTGCCATACCCTCTTTTTGAACCCGGAACATGAACTGTTTACCGGAACTGCTTACTTTGCTTGGACTGATCGGAGGGGTTTGATGCCTTTTAAAACGAGTTTAATTTTTACCTGCCTTTTCATCACTTTATCTATGCTCAGCTCTTGTACAAGGCCAGCAGGTGTTGTAAAAGAGGCACAAAAAGCAGAAGTTACCGGTGATTATCAGAGCGCCTTAGATAACTATGCCACTGCAGCGATAAAGACTTCGGCTACAATCCCTTTTCCCAATGCACGACAGAGCAGTGTTACCCGTGCACCCTCAGAGTGGCTTGAAGAGATCAACAGCTATGTGGAAAACAGCTTTAAGCCTGTAAAACGCTTTCCACAACTAACACCTGAGATTATCGATGGCTTAAAGCGGGTTATGGATAAAACAGAAGGTCAAAACTATC
Encoded here:
- the glgA gene encoding glycogen synthase GlgA, whose amino-acid sequence is MHGKLNILIVSSEMYPYAKVGGLGDVVSSLPATLKKFGHDVRVVIPRYGSIDIEKSAASVRLESMGVWMGNMEEWCAVFETKSPADVPVYMIEHTHYFDREGLYHDNAMNDYDDNPRRFAFFTRAALQLCKDIGFKPDIVHANDWQTALAPAYLKVWHWNDPVLGGAASLLTIHNVAYQGIYSKEHYDYIGLGWQNFNPEALETYGQVNFLKGGIHFADVVTAVSPTFSKEITSAHGGFGLAPYLSNKGENLMGILNGIDYETWDPSKDPNLPAHFSSKNMKGKRDCKAHLQKSFDLNVDENVALIGAIGRFVDQKGFNLIAEAIEGILNDMHVQFVILGSGESGLQEYFGNLPVRYSGRAGSYIGFDAQRAHLIEAGCDFFLMPSLFEPCGLNQMYSMRYGTLPVVRATGGLEDTVLQYNEATGEGTGFKFSEPNAWALYYTVGLAVATYYDRPAHIKKMKKMAMSMDFSWEKSANKYVEAYNKAIAHKRITDKHSRYYW
- a CDS encoding phosphatase PAP2 family protein; protein product: MFLTNSLENPSTVPSGKRVKEAFITTVKDPSLWIGTAAAVTLAATRTDKSISKWASENTLVFGSRERAEQVSGYLRTVSIGTTTFLYSLKYMPPGGNYRAQSPLAAFQATLLSSGFTIGTTEFLKRSLKLQRPDYSDFRSFPSGHVAISSLCNTLSINTVESLSFPRSYRVLSSSGLTLLSAATAWARLESGRHHPTDLITGALLGKFFANFFYRSFMGPYQPLDPRFDIRISPEMLQMRLSLQF
- a CDS encoding discoidin domain-containing protein, with protein sequence MIIGDALFKKMAAILLFASMFVFAETEVHVNQVGYELAGPKRAVVQSAAQLAETMAFVVDQSGSVVDSMPLEQGDRVLQWRGGRIFTGIDFTAFEQEGTFRLRVGEVESPEFKVGERLLFTETSYDALVTFFNAYRCTDEAMRDIHIHGSEGQTHDLYGGWFDASGDPGKHLSHLSFSNYFNPQQIPMVVWSILHALELYEDHFGQEGIEEAAWGADYLLRSLSPEGFFYMSAFDNWGGSYGGTSEWEITEWSGPQGERSDGYECGMRQGGGLSIAALARTAANGISGDSSATAYLDGAIRAYQHLKDNPTEYLNDGTWNILDDYCALLAATELYNATAEEQYRADAAQYAASLLDRQTQQGWFFSDDARQRPFYHAAEEGLVPISLVRYAEVTSPSDIETIRDAVKRNLLWYKEISASVHNPFGYAKLYRNPETGIAAGPANGDLARGKTATASSVEENSYFTPDKALDGDTSGHGNRWGSEFNDDEWFQVDLGDVYEIDSVVIFWEDAYAAHYKIQVSTDEETFSDIVEVTDGNGGREQLSFEPVEARYVRMQGIERILEWGGYSIYSFQVFGERGDDQFDPESPQPYFFIAHENETGYWWQGQNARLSSMSAAMAMGSIFADPSGELWREHFYEMSVNQLNWILGNNPFQLCMMYGYGEDTDNYPRYPGTWSIENVKGGICNGITAKRGTISEVDEDFYEASNPYDLEWRVPSDFEQGWRSWRWIEQWLPHNAWYVIAVTSLTDNIENPPVSVNRSSVASVRQQASMKVRNISSTHISLDLGRALDEATPFAIYDVKGRKVFSTTVASGVRNTVISMPRALASGMYVLSLEHRSAPVMLRSVMVR
- the glgB gene encoding 1,4-alpha-glucan branching protein GlgB, translating into MKALKTSQKIEKVQSGVTLLTDYDIYLFKEGNHFRLFEKLGAHVTTIDNIKGTFFAVWAPNAKYVSVVGDFNSWDSKSHPLTARWDGSGIWEGFIPGLEEGILYKFHLESNVNGYTANRGDPFAFMWEEPPKTAPIIWNLDYEWNDHQWMQTRKEKNSLNAPLSIYEVHIGSWQRKVDEKGVERALSYREMAPELADYVNKLGFTHVEFLPVMEHPFYGSWGYQTTGYFAPTSRYGTPQDFMYLIDYLHQEGIGVILDWVPSHFPGDEHGLAYYDGTCIYEHSDPKKGFHPDWKSYIFNYGRHEVQAFLLSSAMFWIEKFHADGLRVDAVASMLYLDYSRNEGEWIPNEFGGRENLEAISFLKRFNEEIYKSHPDVQTIAEESTAWPMVSRPTYVGGLGFGMKWNMGWMHDTLQYMSKEAVHRKYHHSELTFSMLYAFTENYVLPLSHDEVVHGKGSLVDKMPGDDWQKLANLRILLSYQFNHPGKKLLFMGSEFAQWNEWGHDQSLEWQLAQWERHSGVQQMVSDLNRIYKENKALHFYDFDSKGFEWIDCNDWEQSILGFIRKGPEAQSRVLVICNFTPVVREGYRVGVPLGGFWEEIFNSDAEVYGGSGVGNAGGVKTDDLPWHGQQHSLLITLPPLAAVVFKVAENKDPEESECDQ